From one Chanodichthys erythropterus isolate Z2021 chromosome 3, ASM2448905v1, whole genome shotgun sequence genomic stretch:
- the LOC137008696 gene encoding alpha-2-macroglobulin-like protein 1 isoform X2 codes for MICVWARLFLGLFLFAVDGHSSEPFFMVTFPAVIESCSNAKLCAVLVKPKDSLTMTISLLDEKNRTTLLVQQSSASAEIFRCFNFQAPQVDVESVQKIVVEVEGTSFKLTEERKVMFRRYLPLTFIQTDKPIYNPGQTVNFRVVTMDAKFVPLDQMYSLVVVEDNNDNRIGQWTNVSSTRWILQLSHKLNPEAQIGMYKLKAFIGDREISQVFEVKKYVLPKFDVTLTAPQMYSVGDVGLKVEACAKYTYGQPVPGQVLVEVCRDPFPHVSVPKVTRLCLNTTAEMNATGCASLTVDTSVFFKSKFENYLQDTFLVNMNVTEEGTDIVMSKSATVSITFEVGKVTFVYLFFEPGSTINGKISVTQFNGTPLVSKMVYLLDSSSWPYKLLLNLTTNQYGLAPFSLNTTDFPKANLLLVASATPEIVYDHKSPYFTTDTKVVQLLKPASDYPSFSELTIVKLTQPLKCGATYTVTVKYSFFGETIDYNTDIIYMVLSRGVIILHEFQRVQAWVCETSGSVSFQLPVSVDMAPVVQILVYCVLPSENVVVGSASFETEMCFQNQVSLQFSPATAVPGEDNVLTVSAQPGSLCGLSAVDQSVRIMESGRRLSADMVFNLLPLRSLSGYPYEVEDEQECLNVRPRRAVPADHAYETFKSVGLKIATNLPVREPQCLTYRSLNYYRKFRYVNFGQPLDVAKPGLPLLRESAGGETSSFEVTVRTYFPETWIWQLAQVGDSGSTQVPLTVPDTITTWETEAFCLSSNGLGLAPPALLTVFQPFFLELSLPYSIVRGETFVLKATVFNYLPKCIMIQVTPASSMDFTLQPYVDPYSSCLCANERKTFKWDFTASVLGAVNVTVNASAEPYQTQCGTEAVSVPTRGRVDVVTQSLLVLAEGVERTNTQSWLLCPKGNVLSEDVNLTLPTNVVQGSARCSVSVLGDIMGRALKNLDKLLQMPYGCGEQNMIVLAPNIYILQYLEVTGQLTAAIRETAIGYLQSGYQGQLNYRHSDGSFSTFGYDAPNTWLTTFVLRSFGLATRFVFIDPNVLQSAKNWIISQQGSNGCFIQQGTLYHNDMKGGVGDNVTMTAYIVASLLELGIPATDPVITNALSCLRPVVGNLGNTYTTALLAYTFSLAGETSTRSQLLTFLNNLTISEGTKLHWSQTSSGDTLAVEISSYVLLAVLTEQSLTAATLGYANRIVNWLVTQQNPYGGFSSTQDTVVALHALSVYAAKVFSVDGSSNITVQSSVAGGESYSFTLNRDNRLLYQEKTLKNITGKYSVNVTGSTCVSVQVVCFYNIPTPINVTKSLSVEAKVKADCQPLGANLILSFTVNYNGTKASTNMVIVDIKLLSGFTADTSPLGSPPQSFAPLVERVDAVDDRVLVYLKEVSKGVPMTYTLKLNQVLAVNDLKPAVVNVYDYYQTSDSFETTYTSPCP; via the exons ATGATTTGTGTTTGGGCGAGGCTCTTTTTAGGTCTCTTCCTCTTTGCTGTTGATGGCCATAGTTCAGAACC GTTCTTCATGGTGACATTCCCTGCGGTGATTGAGTCTTGCAGTAATGCCAAATTGTGTGCAGTTCTTGTGAAACCCAAAGATAGTCTCACAATGACCATTTCTCTGCTTGATGAAAAAAACCGGACAACTCTACTTGTGCAGCAGAGTTCTGCTTCTGCAGAGATTTTCCGCTGCTTTAATTTCCAG GCACCTCAAGTTGATGTGGAGTCAGTGCAGAAGATCGTGGTGGAAGTTGAAGGGACGTCCTTCAAATTGACCGAAGAGAGGAAAGTCATGTTCAGGCGTTACCTGCCCTTGACCTTTATCCAAACAGACAAACCCATCTACAATCCAGGACAAACTG TGAATTTCAGAGTTGTTACGATGGATGCCAAGTTTGTGCCTCTTGATCAGATG TACAGTCTTGTGGTTGTGGAG GACAACAATGATAACCGGATTGGTCAGTGGACAAATGTTTCCTCAACGAGGTGGATATTGCAGCTTTCTCACAAGTTGAACCCAGAGGCTCAGATAGGGATGTACAAactaaaagcttttattggtgACCGAGAGATCTCCCAGGTTTTTGAGGTGAAAAAATATG TTTTACCCAAGTTTGATGTCACCTTAACTGCACCACAGATGTATAGTGTTGGAGATGTGGGACTGAAAGTTGAGGCTTGTGCCAA ATACACATATGGGCAACCTGTACCTGGTCAAGTGTTGGTGGAAGTGTGCCGTGATCCATTTCCTCATGTTTCGGTTCCTAAGGTGACTCGTCTGTGCCTGAATACAACCGCGGAG ATGAACGCCACAGGCTGTGCCTCACTTACTGTCGATACATCAGTGTTTTTCAAATCCAAATTTGAAAATTATTTGCAAGATACTTTTCTTGTGAATATGAATGTCACTGAGGAGGGAACAG acATAGTAATGTCAAAATCTGCAACGGTGTCCATTACGTTTGAAGTTGGAAAAGTCAcatttgtgtatttgttttttgaGCCTGGATCTACTATTAATGGAAAG ATCTCTGTAACTCAATTCAATGGGACCCCATTGGTGAGCAAAATGGTTTATCTCTTGGATAGTTCCAGCTGGCCCTACAAGCTGCTGTTGAATTTGACTACAAACCAGTATGGACTGGCCCCATTCTCCCTCAACACTACTGATTTTCCTAAAGCTAATCTTCTTCTAGTG GCTAGTGCGACTCCAGAGATTGTTTATGATCACAAGTCGCCATACTTCACTACAGATACAAAGGTTGTTCAGCTTCTCAAACCTGCTTCGGACTACCCATCATTCAGTGAACTGACTATAGTGAAGCTTACGCAGCCATTAAAATGTGGTGCTACATATACAGTGACtgtaaaatattcattttttggaGAGACTATTGACTACAACACTGATATCATCTATATG GTCTTGTCCAGAGGAGTGATCATCCTCCATGAATTTCAGAGGGTTCAGGCATGGGTTTGTGAAACGAGTGGCTCCGTGTCATTCCAGCTGCCTGTCAGTGTTGATATGGCTCCAGTAGTGCAGATTCTGGTCTACTGTGTTCTGCCCAGTGAGAATGTGGTGGTTGGTAGTGCATCATTTGAGACTGAAATGTGTTTCCAAAACCAG GTGTCTTTGCAGTTCTCTCCCGCTACAGCGGTTCCTGGTGAGGATAATGTCTTGACAGTCTCTGCTCAACCAGGGTCCCTGTGTGGCCTCAGTGCTGTAGATCAGAGCGTCCGGATCATGGAGTCAGGAAGACGTCTGAGTGCTGATATG GTGTTCAACTTGCTCCCATTGCGGTCGCTATCAGGTTATCCATATGAAGTTGAGGATGAACAGGAATGTCTGAACGTTCGACCACGTCGAGCTGTTCCTGCAGACCATGCATACGAAACCTTCAAG AGTGTGGGGTTGAAGATAGCAACAAATCTGCCTGTCCGGGAACCTCAGTGTCTGACGTACCGAAGCCTGAATTACTATCGAAAATTCCGTTATG TGAATTTTGGTCAGCCTCTAGATGTTGCAAAACCTGGTTTGCCTCTTCTTCGAGAAAGTGCTGGAGGTGAGACTTCTTCTTTTGAAGTGACTGTCAGGACTTACTTTCCAGAAACATGGATCTGGCAGCTTGCTCAAGTGGG AGACTCTGGATCCACACAAGTTCCCCTCACAGTTCCTGACACCATTACCACATGGGAGACGGAGGCATTCTGTCTATCCTCCAATGGTCTCGGTCTGGCTCCTCCTGCTCTGCTGACAGTCTTCCAGCCCTTTTTTCTGGAGCTCTCCCTGCCGTACTCCATCGTCCGTGGGGAGACTTTTGTACTGAAGGCCACAGTTTTCAACTATCTGCCCAAGTGCATCATG ATTCAAGTAACTCCAGCTTCATCCATGGACTTCACTCTTCAACCTTATGTTGATCCATATTCATCTTGTCTCTGTGCTAATGAGAGAAAGACCTTCAAATGGGATTTTACTGCTTCTGTTCTTG GAGCTGTCAATGTGACTGTCAATGCTTCAGCTGAACCATACCAGACTCAATGTGGCACTGAGGCTGTGTCTGTGCCGACAAGAGGACGCGTTGATGTAGTCACTCAAAGTCTACTTGTTCTG GCTGAAGGAGTTGAGAGGACAAACACCCAGAGTTGGTTATTGTGTCCAAAGG GAAACGTTCTTTCTGAAGATGTGAATTTGACTCTTCCAACAAATGTGGTTCAGGGATCAGCTAGATGCTCTGTTTCAGTCCTTG GGGACATAATGGGTCGTGCGCTGAAGAATCTGGATAAGCTATTGCAGATGCCGTATGGCTGTGGAGAACAGAATATGATTGTTCTTGCTCCCAATATTTACATCTTGCAGTACCTGGAAGTCACGGGGCAACTCACCGCAGCCATCCGAGAGACTGCCATAGGCTACCTTCAGAGTG GATACCAAGGACAGCTGAACTACAGGCACAGTGATGGATCTTTCAGCACATTTGGTTATGATGCACCTAATACATG GTTGACTACCTTTGTCCTGAGGTCTTTTGGTCTAGCGACACGCTTTGTCTTCATCGATCCGAATGTCCTTCAGAGTGCTAAGAACTGGATAATAAGCCAGCAGGGTTCAAATGGCTGTTTCATACAACAGGGAACTTTGTACCACAATGATATGAAG GGTGGAGTTGGGGATAATGTGACCATGACCGCCTACATTGTTGCATCTCTGCTTGAACTAGGCATCCCTGCCACA GATCCTGTCATCACCAATGCTCTGTCATGCTTGAGGCCTGTTGTTGGGAACCTGGGAAACACTTACACCACAGCTCTGCTGGCCTACACCTTTAGTCTGGCTGGAGAGACCAGCACTCGATCACAGCTTTTAACCTTCTTAAACAACCTTACCATTTCTGAAG GCACTAAGCTCCACTGGTCTCAGACTTCATCTGGTGATACTCTGGCGGTAGAGATCAGCTCTTATGTGTTGCTAGCGGTTCTCACTGAACAGTCTCTCACAGCAGCTACTCTGGGCTATGCTAACCGCATTGTCAACTGGCTTGTGACCCAGCAGAATCCCTATGGAGGCTTTTCCTCTACCCAG GACACTGTGGTGGCTCTTCATGCCCTGTCTGTGTATGCTGCTAAAGTGTTCAGTGTGGACGGCTCCAGCAATATTACTGTACAGTCCTCGGTGGCAGGAGGAGAGTCTTATAGCTTCACACTGAATCGGGACAACCGGCTGTTGTATCAGGAGAAGACCTTGAAGAACATTACTGGCAAATATAGTGTTAATGTCACCGGATCCACATGTGTATCTGTGCAG GTTGTGTGTTTCTACAACATCCCGACACCCATTAACGTCACTAAATCGCTGAGTGTCGAAGCAAAGGTTAAGGCAGACTGCCAACCGCTTGGAGCCAATCTCATCTTGAGCTTCACGGTGAA TTACAATGGTACAAAAGCAAGCACTAACATGGTTATTGTGGACATTAAGCTCCTGTCTGGCTTCACAGCAGATACGTCACCG CTTGGTTCTCCACCCCAATCGTTTGCCCCGCTGGTGGAGCGGGTTGATGCTGTAGATGATCGTGTCCTAGTGTATCTGAAAGAG GTTTCCAAAGGTGTCCCCATGACTTACACTTTGAAGCTGAATCAGGTTCTTGCAGTGAATGATCTCAAGCCAGCTGTCGTCAATGTTTATGACTACTATCAGACAA GTGATTCATTTGAGACCACCTACACATCCCCATGTCCATGA
- the LOC137008696 gene encoding alpha-2-macroglobulin-like protein 1 isoform X1 produces MICVWARLFLGLFLFAVDGHSSEPFFMVTFPAVIESCSNAKLCAVLVKPKDSLTMTISLLDEKNRTTLLVQQSSASAEIFRCFNFQAPQVDVESVQKIVVEVEGTSFKLTEERKVMFRRYLPLTFIQTDKPIYNPGQTVNFRVVTMDAKFVPLDQMYSLVVVEDNNDNRIGQWTNVSSTRWILQLSHKLNPEAQIGMYKLKAFIGDREISQVFEVKKYVLPKFDVTLTAPQMYSVGDVGLKVEACAKYTYGQPVPGQVLVEVCRDPFPHVSVPKVTRLCLNTTAEMNATGCASLTVDTSVFFKSKFENYLQDTFLVNMNVTEEGTDIVMSKSATVSITFEVGKVTFVYLFFEPGSTINGKISVTQFNGTPLVSKMVYLLDSSSWPYKLLLNLTTNQYGLAPFSLNTTDFPKANLLLVASATPEIVYDHKSPYFTTDTKVVQLLKPASDYPSFSELTIVKLTQPLKCGATYTVTVKYSFFGETIDYNTDIIYMVLSRGVIILHEFQRVQAWVCETSGSVSFQLPVSVDMAPVVQILVYCVLPSENVVVGSASFETEMCFQNQVSLQFSPATAVPGEDNVLTVSAQPGSLCGLSAVDQSVRIMESGRRLSADMVFNLLPLRSLSGYPYEVEDEQECLNVRPRRAVPADHAYETFKSVGLKIATNLPVREPQCLTYRSLNYYRKFRYVNFGQPLDVAKPGLPLLRESAGGETSSFEVTVRTYFPETWIWQLAQVGDSGSTQVPLTVPDTITTWETEAFCLSSNGLGLAPPALLTVFQPFFLELSLPYSIVRGETFVLKATVFNYLPKCIMIQVTPASSMDFTLQPYVDPYSSCLCANERKTFKWDFTASVLGAVNVTVNASAEPYQTQCGTEAVSVPTRGRVDVVTQSLLVLAEGVERTNTQSWLLCPKGNVLSEDVNLTLPTNVVQGSARCSVSVLGDIMGRALKNLDKLLQMPYGCGEQNMIVLAPNIYILQYLEVTGQLTAAIRETAIGYLQSGYQGQLNYRHSDGSFSTFGYDAPNTWLTTFVLRSFGLATRFVFIDPNVLQSAKNWIISQQGSNGCFIQQGTLYHNDMKGGVGDNVTMTAYIVASLLELGIPATDPVITNALSCLRPVVGNLGNTYTTALLAYTFSLAGETSTRSQLLTFLNNLTISEVSSLGTKLHWSQTSSGDTLAVEISSYVLLAVLTEQSLTAATLGYANRIVNWLVTQQNPYGGFSSTQDTVVALHALSVYAAKVFSVDGSSNITVQSSVAGGESYSFTLNRDNRLLYQEKTLKNITGKYSVNVTGSTCVSVQVVCFYNIPTPINVTKSLSVEAKVKADCQPLGANLILSFTVNYNGTKASTNMVIVDIKLLSGFTADTSPLGSPPQSFAPLVERVDAVDDRVLVYLKEVSKGVPMTYTLKLNQVLAVNDLKPAVVNVYDYYQTSDSFETTYTSPCP; encoded by the exons ATGATTTGTGTTTGGGCGAGGCTCTTTTTAGGTCTCTTCCTCTTTGCTGTTGATGGCCATAGTTCAGAACC GTTCTTCATGGTGACATTCCCTGCGGTGATTGAGTCTTGCAGTAATGCCAAATTGTGTGCAGTTCTTGTGAAACCCAAAGATAGTCTCACAATGACCATTTCTCTGCTTGATGAAAAAAACCGGACAACTCTACTTGTGCAGCAGAGTTCTGCTTCTGCAGAGATTTTCCGCTGCTTTAATTTCCAG GCACCTCAAGTTGATGTGGAGTCAGTGCAGAAGATCGTGGTGGAAGTTGAAGGGACGTCCTTCAAATTGACCGAAGAGAGGAAAGTCATGTTCAGGCGTTACCTGCCCTTGACCTTTATCCAAACAGACAAACCCATCTACAATCCAGGACAAACTG TGAATTTCAGAGTTGTTACGATGGATGCCAAGTTTGTGCCTCTTGATCAGATG TACAGTCTTGTGGTTGTGGAG GACAACAATGATAACCGGATTGGTCAGTGGACAAATGTTTCCTCAACGAGGTGGATATTGCAGCTTTCTCACAAGTTGAACCCAGAGGCTCAGATAGGGATGTACAAactaaaagcttttattggtgACCGAGAGATCTCCCAGGTTTTTGAGGTGAAAAAATATG TTTTACCCAAGTTTGATGTCACCTTAACTGCACCACAGATGTATAGTGTTGGAGATGTGGGACTGAAAGTTGAGGCTTGTGCCAA ATACACATATGGGCAACCTGTACCTGGTCAAGTGTTGGTGGAAGTGTGCCGTGATCCATTTCCTCATGTTTCGGTTCCTAAGGTGACTCGTCTGTGCCTGAATACAACCGCGGAG ATGAACGCCACAGGCTGTGCCTCACTTACTGTCGATACATCAGTGTTTTTCAAATCCAAATTTGAAAATTATTTGCAAGATACTTTTCTTGTGAATATGAATGTCACTGAGGAGGGAACAG acATAGTAATGTCAAAATCTGCAACGGTGTCCATTACGTTTGAAGTTGGAAAAGTCAcatttgtgtatttgttttttgaGCCTGGATCTACTATTAATGGAAAG ATCTCTGTAACTCAATTCAATGGGACCCCATTGGTGAGCAAAATGGTTTATCTCTTGGATAGTTCCAGCTGGCCCTACAAGCTGCTGTTGAATTTGACTACAAACCAGTATGGACTGGCCCCATTCTCCCTCAACACTACTGATTTTCCTAAAGCTAATCTTCTTCTAGTG GCTAGTGCGACTCCAGAGATTGTTTATGATCACAAGTCGCCATACTTCACTACAGATACAAAGGTTGTTCAGCTTCTCAAACCTGCTTCGGACTACCCATCATTCAGTGAACTGACTATAGTGAAGCTTACGCAGCCATTAAAATGTGGTGCTACATATACAGTGACtgtaaaatattcattttttggaGAGACTATTGACTACAACACTGATATCATCTATATG GTCTTGTCCAGAGGAGTGATCATCCTCCATGAATTTCAGAGGGTTCAGGCATGGGTTTGTGAAACGAGTGGCTCCGTGTCATTCCAGCTGCCTGTCAGTGTTGATATGGCTCCAGTAGTGCAGATTCTGGTCTACTGTGTTCTGCCCAGTGAGAATGTGGTGGTTGGTAGTGCATCATTTGAGACTGAAATGTGTTTCCAAAACCAG GTGTCTTTGCAGTTCTCTCCCGCTACAGCGGTTCCTGGTGAGGATAATGTCTTGACAGTCTCTGCTCAACCAGGGTCCCTGTGTGGCCTCAGTGCTGTAGATCAGAGCGTCCGGATCATGGAGTCAGGAAGACGTCTGAGTGCTGATATG GTGTTCAACTTGCTCCCATTGCGGTCGCTATCAGGTTATCCATATGAAGTTGAGGATGAACAGGAATGTCTGAACGTTCGACCACGTCGAGCTGTTCCTGCAGACCATGCATACGAAACCTTCAAG AGTGTGGGGTTGAAGATAGCAACAAATCTGCCTGTCCGGGAACCTCAGTGTCTGACGTACCGAAGCCTGAATTACTATCGAAAATTCCGTTATG TGAATTTTGGTCAGCCTCTAGATGTTGCAAAACCTGGTTTGCCTCTTCTTCGAGAAAGTGCTGGAGGTGAGACTTCTTCTTTTGAAGTGACTGTCAGGACTTACTTTCCAGAAACATGGATCTGGCAGCTTGCTCAAGTGGG AGACTCTGGATCCACACAAGTTCCCCTCACAGTTCCTGACACCATTACCACATGGGAGACGGAGGCATTCTGTCTATCCTCCAATGGTCTCGGTCTGGCTCCTCCTGCTCTGCTGACAGTCTTCCAGCCCTTTTTTCTGGAGCTCTCCCTGCCGTACTCCATCGTCCGTGGGGAGACTTTTGTACTGAAGGCCACAGTTTTCAACTATCTGCCCAAGTGCATCATG ATTCAAGTAACTCCAGCTTCATCCATGGACTTCACTCTTCAACCTTATGTTGATCCATATTCATCTTGTCTCTGTGCTAATGAGAGAAAGACCTTCAAATGGGATTTTACTGCTTCTGTTCTTG GAGCTGTCAATGTGACTGTCAATGCTTCAGCTGAACCATACCAGACTCAATGTGGCACTGAGGCTGTGTCTGTGCCGACAAGAGGACGCGTTGATGTAGTCACTCAAAGTCTACTTGTTCTG GCTGAAGGAGTTGAGAGGACAAACACCCAGAGTTGGTTATTGTGTCCAAAGG GAAACGTTCTTTCTGAAGATGTGAATTTGACTCTTCCAACAAATGTGGTTCAGGGATCAGCTAGATGCTCTGTTTCAGTCCTTG GGGACATAATGGGTCGTGCGCTGAAGAATCTGGATAAGCTATTGCAGATGCCGTATGGCTGTGGAGAACAGAATATGATTGTTCTTGCTCCCAATATTTACATCTTGCAGTACCTGGAAGTCACGGGGCAACTCACCGCAGCCATCCGAGAGACTGCCATAGGCTACCTTCAGAGTG GATACCAAGGACAGCTGAACTACAGGCACAGTGATGGATCTTTCAGCACATTTGGTTATGATGCACCTAATACATG GTTGACTACCTTTGTCCTGAGGTCTTTTGGTCTAGCGACACGCTTTGTCTTCATCGATCCGAATGTCCTTCAGAGTGCTAAGAACTGGATAATAAGCCAGCAGGGTTCAAATGGCTGTTTCATACAACAGGGAACTTTGTACCACAATGATATGAAG GGTGGAGTTGGGGATAATGTGACCATGACCGCCTACATTGTTGCATCTCTGCTTGAACTAGGCATCCCTGCCACA GATCCTGTCATCACCAATGCTCTGTCATGCTTGAGGCCTGTTGTTGGGAACCTGGGAAACACTTACACCACAGCTCTGCTGGCCTACACCTTTAGTCTGGCTGGAGAGACCAGCACTCGATCACAGCTTTTAACCTTCTTAAACAACCTTACCATTTCTGAAG TCTCATCTTTAGGCACTAAGCTCCACTGGTCTCAGACTTCATCTGGTGATACTCTGGCGGTAGAGATCAGCTCTTATGTGTTGCTAGCGGTTCTCACTGAACAGTCTCTCACAGCAGCTACTCTGGGCTATGCTAACCGCATTGTCAACTGGCTTGTGACCCAGCAGAATCCCTATGGAGGCTTTTCCTCTACCCAG GACACTGTGGTGGCTCTTCATGCCCTGTCTGTGTATGCTGCTAAAGTGTTCAGTGTGGACGGCTCCAGCAATATTACTGTACAGTCCTCGGTGGCAGGAGGAGAGTCTTATAGCTTCACACTGAATCGGGACAACCGGCTGTTGTATCAGGAGAAGACCTTGAAGAACATTACTGGCAAATATAGTGTTAATGTCACCGGATCCACATGTGTATCTGTGCAG GTTGTGTGTTTCTACAACATCCCGACACCCATTAACGTCACTAAATCGCTGAGTGTCGAAGCAAAGGTTAAGGCAGACTGCCAACCGCTTGGAGCCAATCTCATCTTGAGCTTCACGGTGAA TTACAATGGTACAAAAGCAAGCACTAACATGGTTATTGTGGACATTAAGCTCCTGTCTGGCTTCACAGCAGATACGTCACCG CTTGGTTCTCCACCCCAATCGTTTGCCCCGCTGGTGGAGCGGGTTGATGCTGTAGATGATCGTGTCCTAGTGTATCTGAAAGAG GTTTCCAAAGGTGTCCCCATGACTTACACTTTGAAGCTGAATCAGGTTCTTGCAGTGAATGATCTCAAGCCAGCTGTCGTCAATGTTTATGACTACTATCAGACAA GTGATTCATTTGAGACCACCTACACATCCCCATGTCCATGA